Below is a window of Aquarana catesbeiana isolate 2022-GZ linkage group LG11, ASM4218655v1, whole genome shotgun sequence DNA.
ctgtgatttatttcagttatcttgcaaacctggcctgttagtgggtcccagggacaggagttgagaaccactgcactagatgtATATAACGCTATATGGGGGGAAATGGTTGAAGTTTAAAAAATCTCTTGGATATACGACTATATTGGATACATAATGGGACTAAAAAAGGTGGgacatgagggggagggggtggggggggggggggggagagaggggtgatTGATTAGGGtgacttattattatttatttattttcttctttagGGGGAGGGGATAAGGGATATGGGGAACACAAATCACATGAAATGATCCAAGaatgtaactgaaacaaaaatgtGTTAATCACTGtgtatttgtttgtgtttttttttctattataataataaaagagagaatatttagactatagactgaaggacttataaataaatggttgtggaacgaatcatctaagtttccattatttcttatggggaaattcgatatacgagtgctttggattacaagcacttTACGGAACAAAttttgctcgcaatccaaggttttacggtacttgattttttttttttttttaatcccaattAGGGCCTTTTTACACTGATGCGCCTTTGATGCGTTCCCAATTACTTTACAATGGATGGTGCAATTTTGAAAAATTGCAAGTCAATGGaccatgcaggacttttcaaagtgTAGTGCACCTGCAGTGTGCAGAGTTACataggatttaaagtataactaaaagcaaaaccttttttttttttttttagtttggataaagtagggatgGATTAGAATACCAGTTTTATTGCtttattcaccctctctatttatcctcattgaaagtgaaagtaaacgaaaatcccaaattttgggttgtccccagaaaagttatCGAGGGGAAATTTTCTAAttgggacactatttctggtgacctggaggtccacAAGGAtttcttttaatttgcagggatttcctctcacttccggtttggctatgggacaggaagtgaaggagaatcTTCATAATGGGGCATagattgtgaaaaaataaatctgACACTAGTTATAACCCTctattgctctatccaaaatgtaaagctttgcctatagttctactttaatggggAATAGTTTCATGTGCTTTTGTCGCCCTGGAAAGCGCTGCAAAAATGCACCAGTGTAAAATGGGTCTTACTTTTCTGTCTGCGGGTGCAGACCAGTTAATCGATGACAAGGCATTAGTGATAGGAATGCAACTGAAGGGGTTTGAGGTTCTAATAAGCAAGTATAgacaggacgtcaattttgttttggtacagcatcgcacgaccgcgcaattgtcagttaaaattatgcagtgccgtatcgcaaaaaatagcctggccattaagggggtaaatccttccggttaAAAGAAAACAACTTGCCCCTTTGCTTCTGACATCCAGTGCAACATGCTGAACAGTCTCTCATTACATTTGTAGTGTGATGTGGAAATGAACACACCACACCAGGTCATTCTGAGTTACATCCTGTCTGATACATTTTTCCTGAAGTTCATTCATGTTGTTCCATTATGTTTTAGGATATTTATTGAGCCATAGCTATAGAACCATTTATGTACCGTATTTGAACTGCAAATGTTTTGAAACCACTATATATTTCCAGTATTAACTTTCAACATTTCTTTTAGTTGGCGTGTGTTTAGCAATCGCTGTTCTATGTATTCTTGGCATTACTTTCATAAGCATGGGtaagtgtaacataaaaaatttaattcaaaatagATACTTGTAAGAATCATGCATTCAATTCCAAAATCAGAGTGGTACGAATGAGGTATTGCCTCTTATTTTTCTCTCTTGTTTCTATACAGGGGCATTATACCTGGATAAATGCACGCTGGAAAGATATATCCCTATCTATGTACTTGTACAAGGAATAATCTTCCTCCTAATGGGCTGCACAGTCACAATCCTGCTTTCAAGTGACAAGTTAatattgtttttcttatttatttgcacGCTGTCTACCTTCTGGTTCTGCTGGCTGATCACAGGTAAGAATAAAGTCAAACTAAGCGAACGAGTGAAAAAATATGATTGTGTTACATAAAATATGAAAGGAGAAATCATAACAATATTGGCTATATCTATCATCCGTTGCGCATACAACCTCGGCCAATAAACATCTGCCTACCTTTCAGAGCTAAATAATAGGGACATAAGGGAAGAAGTATTAGTAAATATCCATGGTGATTTTCAAATTAAATCAAAACCTCTTATCTCTTCTTTTTAATATGGAGGATAAGTCCACTCCCTGGAAATTCTTTGTGGAAAAATAGGATGCTTACCCCACTTGCTGTTTAGCTGGGCTGATGAaaaaagctttttgttttgtttattttatctttgCTAATTTTCCTTATTatacaataaatatctccaaaGTCATCACACTTCATATCCATATAATATTTACTTTCCCATCCATAGACTGAAAagcaaacatctttttttttttttttgcagcttgcaaattcttatgccgcgtacacacgagcggactttacggtagacttggtccggcggacttttcgacggactttccgaatgaacggacttgcctacacacgatcaaccaaagtccaacggattcgtacatgatgacgtacggccggactaaaacaaggaagttcatagccagtagccaatagctgccctagcgttggtttttgtccatcagactagcatacagacttttcgaccggactcgagtccgtcggaaagatttgaaacatgtttcatttctaggtccgtcaaactttttggaaaaaaagtcagctggagcccacacatgatcgaattatccgacggactccggtcctccggaccaagtctgccgtaaagtccgctcgtgtgtacgcggcattagaagtgatagctgcatttgttttcttttttaggttttcattTTTACATGGTGATCCggacagtaagtctgttgtttttccacCGAACAAGCTGTCCTGCTGATATAGCAGTTAGAAGgctgagacaaacaatttaacactgacaggggtgcttacaataatcagcttttatacatgtaaaacctttatcgcaaaaggaacaaaactgctgCTGTAATGGCTTAAAAACTGTTAGCTGGAgtctggcttcaatttgttggtgtatcAAAATTTTCTAGTGCATTTAACACTTCCCTCCCCTCAGAGTGACAATGCTGTCATCCAAACATGCTTCTGTTGGTCCTCCATCTAAATTGAAGGcaccctaatacaggaagtgtgtatactggctggatcacctggtgaaaatggATGAAAAAAAGCCTAccaaaaggaaaactaatgcatccaacacatttaaccacttcagccctggaccatttggctggcaaaagaccagagcactttttgcaattcggcactacgttgctttaactgacaattgcgcggtcgtgcgacgtggctctcaaacaaaattgacgtccttttttccctacaaatagagctttcttttggtggtatttgatcacctctgcggtttttattttttgcgctaaaaaaacgcaatattttttactttttgctataataaatatccccaaaaaatatatatatataaaaaaaattttccttagtttaggccgatacgtattcttctacatatttttggtaaaaaaatcgcaataagcgtttattgattggtttgcgcaaaagttatagcatctacaaaataggggataattttatgtcatttttattaataattttttttttactagtaatggcggcgatcagcgatttttatcatgactgcgacattatggcggatagatcggacacttttggcactattttgggaccattcacatttatacagcgatcagtgcaattaaaaatgcattgattactgtgtaaatgtgactggcagtgaagggcttaaccactagggggcactgtcggggttaagtgtgtcccagggagtgattctaactgtggggggggatgggctatgtgtgacacgacactgatcacagctccctgtaatcgagagcggtgatcagtgtcctgtcactaggcataatgtggaaatgcttgtttacatcagcatttccccgttcttcctctccgtgagacgatcgccggtatccctgcggacatcgagtacatgggacccgcgatcacactcgcggagctcgcggcgggcgcgcgcccgcaagccgcttcttaaagggcaacgtacaggtacgttaatatgcttgtagtacccttctgccgacgtatatcggcgtgagccagtcggcaagcggttaatgattgctaagctgcaataaattacattttccattttgCGTTTAATATCCCTTTAACTCCTACCATAGCTTTTAGAACAAAGGTGCTTTAGCCAATGGCATGTTATCAACAGCTGTTCGACTTATATAGGAATAACTAGAAATATTTTTGGGACTTGAGTGATTTTCAGAATATGCTATCTGTAGCTATGTTATTTAATTAGATCAATATATGAAAATTAAAATTATAATCCTACTGTATATCATAATGCATATTACACAAGATATTGAAATAATTAGTGATTTCCCAGTCCAAATACAGcaataaaataagtattgaacacgtcaccatttttctacatATTTACATTTT
It encodes the following:
- the LOC141112398 gene encoding uncharacterized protein isoform X3, with the protein product MAGNKECCKPDLFTVGVCLAIAVLCILGITFISMGALYLDKCTLERYIPIYVLVQGIIFLLMGCTVTILLSSDKLILFFLFICTLSTFWFCWLITGSIWVFTHYISYHGQCHEVLYLFAFWTLIVQYIGLCITCLVLIIYCCFFCIMVWACMAVHG